The Streptomyces sp. NBC_00162 genome window below encodes:
- a CDS encoding SPFH domain-containing protein, producing the protein MMTNDVSTPQGIREFTARSVGGGLALLLGLVGVLAGAGLIALGATALSSAQAALSAGGVILILASLLAMSGLNTVAPGEARVVQLFGRYRGTIRTDGLRWINPLTSREKISTRVRNHETAVLKVNDAYGNPIELAAVVVWRVEDTARATFEVEDFTEFVETQTEAAVRHIAIEYPYDAHEEGGLSLRGNAEEITEKLAAELHARVDAAGVAIIESRFTHLAYAPEIASAMLQRQQAGAVVAARKQIVEGAVGMVELALTRLAEEEIVDLDPERKAAMVSNLMVVLCGDRAAQPVVNTGTLYQ; encoded by the coding sequence ATGATGACGAACGACGTCTCCACGCCGCAGGGCATACGGGAATTCACCGCGCGCAGCGTGGGCGGCGGCCTGGCGCTGCTGCTCGGACTGGTGGGCGTACTCGCAGGGGCGGGGCTGATCGCGCTCGGCGCCACCGCGCTCTCCTCCGCGCAGGCGGCCCTGAGCGCCGGCGGCGTGATCCTGATCCTCGCCTCGCTCCTCGCGATGAGCGGGCTCAACACGGTGGCGCCCGGCGAGGCCCGGGTGGTCCAGCTGTTCGGCCGCTACCGGGGCACGATCCGCACCGACGGACTGCGCTGGATCAACCCGCTGACCTCCCGGGAGAAGATCTCCACCCGGGTGCGCAACCACGAGACGGCCGTCCTGAAGGTCAACGACGCCTACGGCAACCCCATCGAGCTGGCGGCGGTCGTGGTGTGGCGGGTCGAGGACACGGCGCGGGCCACCTTCGAGGTCGAGGACTTCACGGAGTTCGTCGAGACCCAGACCGAGGCGGCCGTGCGGCACATCGCGATCGAGTACCCGTACGACGCGCACGAGGAGGGCGGCCTTTCGCTGCGCGGGAACGCCGAGGAGATCACCGAGAAGCTGGCCGCCGAGCTGCACGCCCGGGTGGACGCGGCCGGGGTGGCCATCATCGAGTCCCGCTTCACGCATCTCGCGTACGCTCCGGAGATCGCCTCCGCGATGCTCCAGCGCCAGCAGGCGGGCGCGGTCGTGGCGGCCCGCAAGCAGATCGTGGAGGGTGCGGTGGGCATGGTCGAACTGGCCCTGACCCGCCTGGCCGAGGAGGAGATCGTGGACCTGGACCCGGAGCGCAAGGCCGCCATGGTCTCGAACCTGATGGTCGTCCTCTGCGGTGACCGTGCCGCCCAGCCGGTGGTCAACACGGGAACCCTCTACCAGTGA
- a CDS encoding hydrogen peroxide-inducible genes activator, with the protein MAVGNRGAKQPTLAQLRAFAAVVEHLHFRDAAAAIGMSQPALSGAVSALEEALGVQLLERTTRKVLLSPAGERIAARARLVLEAMGGLLEEAEAVRAPFTGVLRLGVIPTVAPYLLPTVLGLFHRRYPRMDLQVHEEQTASLLDGLAGGRLDLLLLAVPLGVPGVTELPVFDEDFVLLAPREHPLAGRKDIPREELRGLQLLLLDEGHCLRDQALDICREAGRTAGADVTTTAAGLSTLVQLVAGGLGVTLLPRTALRLETTRNEYLATGYFAEPAPSRRIALAMRTGTARQEEFRAIAAALREAVRPLPVWPTD; encoded by the coding sequence GTGGCTGTCGGTAATAGGGGAGCGAAGCAACCCACCCTGGCGCAGCTGCGCGCCTTCGCGGCCGTGGTCGAGCATCTGCACTTCCGGGATGCCGCCGCCGCCATCGGGATGAGCCAACCGGCGCTGTCCGGAGCCGTGTCCGCGCTCGAGGAGGCGCTCGGCGTGCAGCTGCTGGAGCGGACCACCCGCAAGGTGCTGCTGTCCCCGGCGGGGGAGCGGATCGCGGCCCGGGCGCGCCTGGTGCTCGAGGCGATGGGCGGGCTGCTCGAGGAGGCCGAGGCGGTACGGGCGCCCTTCACCGGGGTGCTGCGGCTCGGGGTGATCCCCACCGTGGCGCCGTACCTGCTGCCGACCGTGCTCGGGCTGTTCCACCGGCGCTATCCGCGGATGGACCTCCAGGTCCACGAGGAGCAGACGGCCTCGCTGCTGGACGGGCTGGCCGGCGGGCGCCTCGACCTGCTGCTGCTCGCGGTGCCGCTGGGCGTGCCCGGGGTCACCGAACTTCCCGTCTTCGACGAGGACTTCGTCCTGCTCGCGCCCCGGGAGCATCCACTGGCCGGGCGCAAGGACATCCCGCGCGAGGAACTGCGCGGACTGCAGCTGCTGTTGCTCGACGAGGGGCACTGCCTGCGGGACCAGGCCCTGGACATCTGCCGGGAGGCCGGGCGCACGGCCGGGGCGGATGTCACCACGACCGCCGCCGGGCTCTCCACGCTCGTCCAGCTGGTCGCCGGCGGGCTGGGCGTGACCCTGCTGCCGCGTACCGCGCTGCGCCTGGAGACCACCCGCAACGAGTACCTGGCCACCGGGTACTTCGCCGAGCCCGCGCCGTCACGGCGGATCGCCCTGGCCATGCGGACGGGGACCGCCCGCCAGGAGGAGTTCCGGGCGATCGCCGCCGCGCTGCGCGAAGCCGTACGCCCGCTCCCGGTGTGGCCCACTGACTAG
- a CDS encoding PadR family transcriptional regulator, which produces MSIGHTLLGLLEAGPRHGYDLKRAFDEKFGHDRPLAYGQVYSTMSRLLKNGLVEVDGIESGGGPDRKRYAITDAGITDVDTWLSEPEKPEPYLHSTLYTKIVLALLTGRSAAGLLDTQRAEHLRLMRILTQRKRKGDLADQLVCDHALFHLEADLRWLELTAARLDQLAQEVRR; this is translated from the coding sequence ATGTCCATCGGTCACACACTCCTCGGCCTCCTCGAGGCCGGCCCCCGCCACGGCTACGACCTCAAGCGTGCCTTCGACGAGAAGTTCGGCCACGACCGCCCCCTCGCGTACGGGCAGGTCTACTCGACCATGTCCCGCCTCCTCAAGAACGGCCTCGTCGAGGTCGACGGCATAGAGAGCGGCGGCGGCCCCGACCGCAAGCGGTACGCCATCACCGACGCCGGCATCACCGACGTCGACACCTGGCTCTCCGAGCCCGAGAAGCCCGAGCCGTACCTCCACTCGACCCTCTACACCAAGATCGTCCTCGCCCTGCTCACCGGCCGCAGCGCGGCCGGTCTGCTGGACACCCAGCGGGCCGAACACCTGCGCCTCATGCGCATCCTGACCCAGCGCAAGCGCAAGGGCGACCTCGCCGACCAGCTCGTCTGCGACCACGCCCTGTTCCACCTGGAGGCCGACCTGCGGTGGCTGGAGCTCACCGCCGCCCGCCTCGACCAGCTCGCCCAGGAGGTACGCCGATGA
- a CDS encoding ABC transporter permease, with protein sequence MSKLRTWSRDLGMGARFAFAGGREGWTRTLLTGIGVGLGVSLLLISTAIPGALAARNERGDARSTMTATAEHPGPDTLLIARANQTYHQKDIDGSLVKAEGPEAPVPPGLKRIPGPGELAVSPALKELLASSDGKLLRDRLDGRITETIADAGLTGPGELVFYAGDDRLQVAADTMGRVQRITAFGYERDGEPLSPVLLLLVVLTFVALLLPVAVFIAAAVRFGGERRDRRLAALRLVGADGRMVRRIAAGEALAGSLAGLVLGTGFFLIGRRLVGSFNLQQRSVFPSDLDPTVWLAALVAVAVPAAAVAVTLFALRGVVIEPLGVVRTARPSKRRIWWRLLLPLAGLGLLAPMAGRGNNSGRFNQWQVSGGVVLLLVAVTALLPWVLERFVGRMSGGPVSWQLAVRRLQVNSGGAARLVNGIAVAVAGAIALQMLFAGVEGDYTAETGQDPSRAAVSILLDRESKVDVEQLAQQVAGSAGILKAVPLRSVAAAHDVPEDTKLINVTVGSCEALREVAALDSCKDGDAFLATGSPDKSSRYGGTAEPGDKLFVGNVMGHSDEVKPVEWTVPATARTVASRPDPTGNLRSGLLVTPSVAPKDTGTFGSTQIFVQDDDSDPDGLERARTAAFKASPLSTAMTLRATKQDGGYSAIRTGLFFGATAVLILIGSSLLVSQLEQLRERKKLLSALVAFGTKRSTLSLSVLWQTALPVGLGLGLAAVFGVGLGAVLMRMAAAPVRIDWLSVAGMTGVAAGVVALVTVLSLPPLLRLMRPDGLRTE encoded by the coding sequence ATGAGCAAGCTCCGCACGTGGTCCCGCGACCTCGGCATGGGCGCCCGGTTCGCCTTCGCCGGCGGCCGCGAGGGCTGGACCCGCACCCTGCTCACCGGCATAGGCGTCGGCCTCGGCGTCTCGCTGCTGCTCATCAGCACGGCGATCCCCGGCGCGCTCGCCGCCCGCAACGAGCGCGGCGACGCCCGCAGCACGATGACCGCCACCGCCGAGCACCCCGGGCCCGACACCCTGCTCATCGCCCGGGCCAACCAGACGTACCACCAGAAGGACATCGACGGCAGCCTGGTGAAGGCTGAGGGCCCCGAGGCCCCGGTGCCACCGGGCCTGAAGAGGATCCCCGGCCCCGGCGAACTGGCCGTGTCCCCCGCCCTGAAGGAGCTGCTGGCCTCCTCGGACGGCAAGCTCCTGCGCGACCGTCTCGACGGACGCATCACCGAGACCATCGCCGACGCCGGCCTGACGGGCCCCGGCGAGCTGGTCTTCTACGCGGGCGACGACCGGCTGCAGGTGGCGGCCGACACGATGGGCCGCGTCCAGCGGATCACCGCGTTCGGCTACGAGCGGGACGGCGAGCCCCTCAGCCCGGTCCTGCTGCTCCTGGTCGTCCTCACCTTCGTCGCCCTGCTGCTGCCGGTCGCCGTCTTCATCGCCGCCGCCGTCCGCTTCGGCGGCGAGCGCCGCGACCGCCGGCTCGCGGCCCTGCGCCTGGTCGGCGCCGACGGCCGGATGGTCCGCCGGATCGCCGCGGGCGAGGCCCTGGCCGGGTCGCTGGCCGGGCTCGTGCTGGGCACCGGCTTCTTCCTGATCGGGCGCCGGCTCGTCGGCAGCTTCAACCTCCAGCAGCGCAGCGTCTTCCCCTCCGACCTCGACCCGACGGTGTGGCTGGCCGCGCTCGTGGCGGTCGCGGTGCCGGCCGCGGCCGTCGCGGTCACCCTGTTCGCGCTGCGCGGCGTGGTGATCGAGCCGCTGGGCGTCGTACGCACGGCCCGGCCGAGCAAGCGCCGGATCTGGTGGCGGCTGCTCCTGCCGCTGGCCGGACTGGGCCTGCTCGCACCGATGGCGGGCCGTGGCAACAACAGCGGGAGGTTCAACCAGTGGCAGGTCAGCGGCGGCGTGGTGCTGCTCCTGGTCGCCGTCACCGCGCTGCTGCCCTGGGTGCTGGAACGATTCGTCGGCCGGATGTCCGGCGGCCCGGTCTCCTGGCAGCTGGCCGTGCGCCGGCTCCAGGTCAACAGCGGCGGCGCCGCCCGGCTCGTCAACGGCATCGCCGTGGCGGTCGCGGGCGCCATCGCCCTGCAGATGCTGTTCGCGGGCGTCGAGGGCGACTACACCGCGGAGACCGGACAGGACCCCTCCCGGGCCGCCGTCTCGATCCTCCTCGACCGTGAATCCAAGGTCGACGTGGAGCAGTTGGCTCAGCAGGTCGCCGGGTCCGCCGGCATCCTCAAGGCGGTGCCGCTGCGCTCCGTCGCCGCCGCCCACGACGTCCCCGAGGACACCAAGCTCATCAACGTCACCGTCGGCAGCTGCGAGGCCCTGCGCGAGGTCGCCGCGCTGGACTCCTGCAAGGACGGCGACGCCTTCCTCGCCACCGGCTCTCCCGACAAGAGCAGCAGGTACGGCGGCACGGCCGAGCCCGGCGACAAGCTGTTCGTGGGCAACGTGATGGGCCACTCGGACGAGGTCAAGCCGGTCGAGTGGACCGTGCCCGCCACCGCTCGCACGGTTGCCAGCCGCCCGGACCCGACCGGCAATCTGCGCTCCGGTCTGCTGGTGACCCCGTCGGTCGCCCCGAAGGACACCGGCACGTTCGGCTCGACCCAGATCTTCGTACAGGACGACGATTCGGACCCGGACGGGCTGGAGCGGGCCCGGACGGCCGCCTTCAAGGCGTCCCCCCTGTCCACCGCCATGACGCTCAGGGCCACGAAGCAGGACGGCGGCTACTCGGCGATCCGCACCGGGCTGTTCTTCGGGGCCACCGCCGTGCTGATCCTCATCGGCTCGAGCCTGCTGGTCTCCCAGCTGGAGCAGCTGCGCGAGCGCAAGAAGCTGCTGTCGGCGCTGGTCGCCTTCGGCACCAAGCGCTCCACGCTGAGCCTGTCGGTGCTGTGGCAGACCGCCCTGCCGGTCGGCCTGGGGCTGGGCCTGGCCGCCGTGTTCGGGGTGGGACTGGGCGCCGTACTGATGCGGATGGCCGCCGCCCCGGTGCGGATCGACTGGCTGTCGGTCGCGGGCATGACCGGCGTGGCCGCCGGTGTGGTCGCGCTGGTCACCGTGCTGAGCCTGCCGCCGCTGCTGCGCCTGATGCGCCCGGACGGCCTGCGCACGGAGTGA
- a CDS encoding ABC transporter ATP-binding protein — MTPAGSLLTATDLRKSYGPTHALDGAEFSIHPGEVVAVMGPSGSGKSTLLHCLAGIVTPDSGSITYDSRELSAMNDAERSTLRRSEFGFVFQFGQLVPELTCVENVALPLRLTGVKRKEAERTALGWMERLQVEDLARKRPGEISGGQGQRVAVARALVTRPRVIFADEPTGALDSLNGELVMQLLTEAARSANTAVVLVTHETRVAAYSDREIVVRDGKSRDMERIV; from the coding sequence ATGACCCCGGCCGGTTCCCTGCTCACCGCCACGGACCTCCGCAAGTCGTACGGGCCCACCCACGCGCTCGACGGCGCCGAGTTCTCCATCCACCCCGGCGAGGTCGTCGCCGTCATGGGCCCCTCCGGCTCCGGCAAGTCCACCCTGCTGCACTGCCTCGCCGGGATCGTCACGCCCGACTCCGGCTCCATCACGTACGACAGCCGCGAGCTGTCCGCCATGAACGACGCCGAGCGCAGCACCCTGCGCCGCAGCGAGTTCGGCTTCGTCTTCCAGTTCGGGCAGCTCGTACCGGAGTTGACCTGCGTCGAGAACGTCGCCCTCCCGCTGCGCCTCACCGGCGTCAAGCGCAAGGAGGCCGAGCGGACGGCCCTGGGCTGGATGGAGCGGCTCCAGGTGGAGGACCTGGCCCGCAAGCGGCCCGGGGAGATCTCCGGCGGCCAGGGCCAGCGCGTGGCCGTCGCCCGCGCCCTGGTCACCCGGCCCCGGGTGATCTTCGCGGACGAGCCGACCGGCGCCCTCGACTCCCTCAACGGCGAGCTGGTGATGCAGCTGCTCACCGAGGCCGCCCGGTCCGCCAACACCGCCGTCGTCCTCGTCACGCACGAGACCCGCGTGGCCGCCTACTCCGACCGCGAGATCGTCGTACGCGACGGCAAGTCCCGCGACATGGAGCGCATCGTATGA
- a CDS encoding transglycosylase domain-containing protein: MGRAEARKAQQQRGARRAPTGRAKGAKDKGGAGKRTGIRRFFTWKKILGTFLGLILLLMAAAVILYFSVNEPTDPNKQATLQSNTYRYADGSVMARTGDMNREIVPIDKIPEDVRTAFIAIENKSFYQDRGIDVMGVARGLFNTVTGKGKAGGSTITQQYVKNYYLTQDQSATRKLRELVISLKVDQRMEKDDVLVGYLNTNFYGRNAYGIQAAAQAFYGVDSDKLTLEQGAYLASVIQAPSQYDLATAGPNGTRLVNIRFNAVLDNMVEMGKLDPVKRKTMTLPEPIKPKPRPGMEGQKGYLIQAANDEMNEQKITDAQIAAGGWNIVLNIDPKKQAALEKAVQDELESKLDRKDTKNRPQDQSVQAGATSVDPKTGAIVAMYGGQGLAEKSASNALRTDYQPGSTFKPIVLASALENNANTQDRKPITPNALYDGTSKRQVVGSKIPFNPQNQDDKDFGKEITVQDATNFSVNSVYAQMIVDVGPPAVKKTALALGMKDREGWPEDKPAMSLGTMSANTMEMAGVYATLDNHGKKVTPTIIKSAEHKDGEFTPRQAVGSQAISRQTADTVTKVLTGVVNDGSGNKVKSSAYEAAGKTGTTESNVAGWFTGYTPELVTVVAMFGEEPGTHKQVTLTGTAGGGRAGGSSFPAEIWKAYTLAALKGVNTGEFDTSDAEMGASQAPSRSASPTPSPSPSSQPPASSSPPASSPTPTPTPTPTNTRTTSPTPTTSPTATPTKTGGPKPPDPPLFGENQGH, translated from the coding sequence ATGGGCCGAGCAGAAGCGCGTAAGGCACAGCAGCAGCGCGGTGCGCGGCGGGCGCCGACCGGACGTGCCAAGGGCGCCAAGGACAAGGGCGGCGCCGGCAAACGCACCGGCATACGTCGCTTCTTCACCTGGAAGAAGATCCTCGGGACGTTCCTCGGGCTGATCCTGCTCCTCATGGCCGCGGCGGTCATCCTCTACTTCTCGGTGAACGAACCCACCGACCCGAACAAGCAGGCCACGCTCCAGAGCAACACCTACCGGTACGCCGACGGCTCGGTCATGGCCCGCACCGGTGACATGAACCGCGAGATCGTCCCGATCGACAAGATCCCCGAGGACGTCCGCACCGCCTTCATCGCCATCGAGAACAAGTCCTTCTACCAGGACCGCGGCATCGACGTGATGGGCGTGGCCCGAGGCCTGTTCAACACCGTCACCGGCAAGGGCAAGGCCGGTGGCTCGACGATCACTCAGCAGTACGTCAAGAACTACTACCTGACGCAGGACCAGTCGGCGACGCGCAAGCTCCGGGAGCTGGTGATCTCCCTCAAGGTCGACCAGCGCATGGAGAAGGACGACGTCCTCGTCGGCTACCTGAACACCAACTTCTACGGTCGCAACGCGTACGGGATCCAGGCCGCGGCCCAGGCCTTCTACGGGGTCGACTCCGACAAGCTCACGCTGGAGCAGGGCGCCTACCTCGCCTCCGTCATCCAGGCCCCCAGCCAGTACGACCTGGCGACGGCCGGCCCGAACGGCACGCGGCTGGTCAACATCCGCTTCAACGCCGTCCTCGACAACATGGTCGAGATGGGCAAGCTGGACCCGGTCAAGCGCAAGACCATGACCCTCCCGGAGCCGATCAAGCCCAAGCCCCGCCCGGGCATGGAGGGCCAGAAGGGCTACCTGATCCAGGCCGCCAACGACGAGATGAACGAGCAGAAGATCACCGACGCGCAGATCGCGGCCGGCGGCTGGAACATCGTGCTCAACATCGACCCGAAGAAGCAGGCGGCGCTGGAGAAGGCGGTCCAGGACGAGCTGGAGTCCAAGCTCGACCGCAAGGACACCAAGAACCGCCCGCAGGACCAGAGCGTCCAGGCCGGCGCCACCTCGGTGGACCCGAAGACCGGCGCGATCGTCGCCATGTACGGCGGTCAGGGCCTGGCGGAGAAGTCCGCGAGCAACGCCCTGCGCACCGACTACCAGCCCGGCTCGACCTTCAAGCCGATCGTGCTCGCCTCCGCCCTGGAGAACAACGCCAACACCCAGGACCGCAAGCCGATCACCCCGAACGCGCTCTACGACGGCACGAGCAAGCGCCAGGTGGTCGGCAGCAAGATCCCGTTCAACCCGCAGAACCAGGACGACAAGGACTTCGGCAAGGAGATCACCGTCCAGGACGCGACCAACTTCTCGGTCAACTCCGTCTACGCGCAGATGATCGTGGACGTCGGCCCGCCCGCCGTGAAGAAGACGGCCCTCGCGCTCGGCATGAAGGACCGCGAAGGCTGGCCCGAGGACAAGCCGGCCATGTCGCTCGGCACCATGAGCGCCAACACCATGGAGATGGCGGGCGTCTACGCGACCCTCGACAACCACGGCAAGAAGGTCACGCCGACGATCATCAAGAGCGCCGAGCACAAGGACGGCGAGTTCACCCCCCGTCAGGCCGTCGGCAGCCAGGCCATCAGCCGTCAGACCGCCGACACCGTCACCAAGGTGCTCACCGGCGTGGTCAACGACGGCTCCGGCAACAAGGTCAAGAGCAGCGCCTACGAGGCCGCCGGCAAGACCGGTACCACCGAGTCCAACGTGGCCGGCTGGTTCACCGGCTACACCCCGGAACTGGTCACCGTCGTCGCGATGTTCGGCGAGGAGCCCGGCACCCACAAGCAGGTCACCCTCACCGGCACCGCCGGCGGTGGCCGCGCGGGCGGTTCCAGTTTCCCCGCCGAGATCTGGAAGGCGTACACGCTGGCGGCGCTCAAGGGCGTGAACACGGGCGAGTTCGACACGTCGGACGCGGAGATGGGTGCCTCGCAGGCGCCGTCCCGCAGCGCCTCCCCGACGCCCTCGCCGAGCCCCTCCAGCCAGCCGCCGGCCAGCAGCAGCCCGCCGGCGAGCTCGCCGACCCCGACGCCGACCCCGACGCCGACCAACACCCGGACCACGTC